Sequence from the Hydrogenobacter hydrogenophilus genome:
AGGTAGTGAATATACCCGGTTGTCCTCCGATAGGCGATGTGGTTGTTGCGGTTATAGCCGGCTATGTTATTACTGGGAAGCCTCCAGAACTGGACAGTATGGGAAGGCCTAAAACCTTTTACGGACAGACTATTCACGACAGGTGCTACAGAAGACCCTTCTACAACGCTGGTAGATTTGCCGGTTCTTTTGATGACGAAAATGCAAAGAAAGGGTACTGTCTTTATAAACTCGGATGCAAAGGACCTATCACAAGAAACGCATGTGCTACTATAAGGTGGAACGGAGGATTAAGTTTCCCTATACAATCTGGGCATCCATGCTTTGGATGTTCGGAGCCGGACTTCTGGGATAGGGGGTTTATATATTCTCCCCTCTCAGTAGTGGAGGGTGGATTTGGTTGGAAAAAGGTGCTGACGGGTGTAGCCTTAGGTGCGGTTGCAGGTGCAGTAGTTGGTACGGTTAATAAAAAGCTCATGGAGGGTAAATAATATGAGCGATGTGGCTTTTTATGACTTTGTGCGAGGACCTCTTTTGAAGTTTGCTCTATTTGTGTTTTTTATTGGTATAACCTACAGGTTCTTCAGGGTAGTGTTCTTGGGACTACCAAAGGATTACGCAAAACCTAAAGGAAACCCTTACTACATGGCTCTAAAGAAGATCGTCATAAAACCTACCATGGGTTGGACTTTCAACGAGATATTCTCAAGGAGAGCGGTAAACTTCATAGGTGGTTTTCTTTTTCACTTGGGTTTTTTAGGACTTACTTTTTTCGTGCCAGCTCATGCTTTCTTGTGGCAAGAAATAATCGGTCTACCTATACCTGCAATGCCAAACATAGTGAGTGATGTTCTGGCTTACTCCGCTCTTGGCTCTCTGATAGCTCTCACTATCCACCGTGCGTTGAACCCTGTACTTAGATTGCTTACTGGAAAAGATGAGTATTTGGCTAACTTCCTTATAGGGGCTATACTCTTTACAGGCCTCTTGGCTACCAAGTGGGCAGGTGGAGGCTCTTATGTATGGATACTCTCAACTCATATGCTTCTTGCAGACCTTCTCATACTGTATATACCTTTCAGCAGGCTTTCTCACTTTGTCTACTACTTCCTTTCTGTAGGTTTTATGGGCTGGAACGCAGGCAAGAGAGGTGTATCCTTTTAAAGGAGGTTTGACATGCCTGTAGAATCAAAGGAACAAATAGGACAGGAGGAGGTAAAGAAGTTCTACGAGTTTTGTAAAAAGAATATAAACGCTGAAGTTGCCTCTTACTTAGAAGCCTGTGTGAGGTGCGGGATATGTGCTGAGGCTTGTCTTTTCTACATGGGTGAGAATGTATCGGGAAACATAGACCCTTCGCTTACGCCAGCATACAAGGCAGACCTTTTAAGAGAAATATACAAGGAGAACTACACCTTTATAGGAAGGATAAAAAAGCTGTTGGGTTTTGGTGTAAAGATCACCCCTGAGAACCTGAAAGAACAGGTAAAGCTTACCTTTTACACTTGTACCAACTGCGATAGATGTACAAAGGCATGTCCCATGGGTATAGACACTCCAAGGCTCGTAAGTATAGTAAGAGGTGCATTGACTTATGCAGGACTTACACCTAAGGACCTTGCGGATGCTACAAACCTTTCCGTAGAAAAGGGAAGCCCTTTAGGTGTGGATGTGCCTACCTTCCTCAATAGAATAGAGTTCATATCGGAGGAGTATGAAGTGGAAATGCCTGTTGATAAAAAGCCTTCGGAATACCTCTATATTCCCTCATCTATTGAGCTTATGAAGTTTCCTTCTTCTGTAGCTTCTGCCGGTAAAGTTCTTAACAAGGCAGGTGTAAGTTGGACTCTTTCCACAATCGCTCACGAGGCTACAAACTTTGGTCTGTTTGCACAAAGCAAAGAAGTCACCAAAGAGATGCTAAGGAGGATTCTTGATGGTGCTAAGGAATTAGGGGTAAAGTACATAATAGCTCCTGAGTGCGGGCATGCTTACCAGTCCATGAGATTTATAGCGCCTAATGTGTTTCCTAAGGATTGGAAGTTTGAGGTACTGAATATAGTGGAATTCATAGATAAGATGATAAAAGAAGGTAGGCTGAGCGTAAAAAAGAAGGTCCTAAAAGAAAGGGCAACGTTACATGACTCCTGTCAGATAGGAAGAAGGGGAGGTGTCCTTAGAGAGCCTAGAAGAATATTGAGTATGCTTGCGGAAGACTTTAAAGATTCAGTTCTCATACCTGAGCACAACATATGTTGTGGTGGTGGTGGAGGTGTGCTTGTTATAAAGGATGCAGATTACTATAGACAGAAAGGATTTATCTCCAAGATGACCCTATTTGATAAAGTTGGTGCAAAAACCATTGTATGCTACTGTGCCAATTGTATGCTTGCTCTTAACAAAAGCAGTCAGGAATTAAAGAGAGATTATGAGTTTGTAAGCATTGTGGATCTTGTAGCGTCCGCTATAGAGGAGGAAGAGGCATGAAAAGGCTTGTGGTAGACCCAATAACAAGAATAGAAGGGCATTTGAGAATTGAGGCTGTGCTTGAAGGGAACAGAATAAAGTCCGCTTATTCTTCTGGCACCATGGTCAGAGGGATAGAGATAATACTCAAAGGTAGAGACCCAAGAGAGGCATGGGCTTTTGCTCAAAGGATATGTGGTGTTTGTACCACCGTACACGCCTTTGCTTCCATAAGAGCGGTAGAAGATGCCTTAAAGATAAAAGTACCCAAAAACGCCTCTTTAATAAGAAAACTTATGATAGGCACACTGTTCGTACACGACCATGTGGTACACTTTTACCACCTTCACGCGTTGGATTGGGTGAACCCACTGGAGGCTTTAAAAGCTGACCCTGCAAAGACTTCCGAATTGGCACAGAAGCTATCGGATTACGGAAAGTCCTCACCCTCTTACTTCAAAGAAGTGCAGGATAGGATACGCCAGCAAGTAGAAAGGAGACAGCTCGGTATATTCAACAAGGGCTACTGGAAACACCCAGACTATAAACTACCACCAGAAGCAAACCTTATGGCAGTAGCACATTATTTAGATGCTCTCAACTGGCAGGCACAGATAGTGCAAGTACACACCATATTCGGTGGTAAGAACCCACATCCCAACTTCGTGGTTGGTGGTATGGCATGTCCCATAGACCTCCAGAGCGATACAGCCATAAACATGGAAAAACTCGGAAAAGTAAAAAGCCTCATAGATTCCATGATAGACTTCGTAGAAAAAGTGTACCTTCCAGACCTTATCGCCATTGCGAGTTTTTACAAACACTGGTTTGAAAAAGGTGAGGGTTTAGGCAACTTTTTAGTTCTTGGAGAACCAGAAGGGGATTCTCACCATGAGGGCAGATTTTTCATACCACCTACCTTTATAAAAAACAGGGAAATAAAGAATTACGAAGATGTGGATTACTCTAAGATAGAAGAGTATGTGACACACAGCTATTACAAGTATTCACTTGGAGATGAGAAGGGACTCCATCCCTTTGAAGGTGAGACGGTTCTAAACTATACGGGTCCACAACCACCTTACGAATACCTGAATGTGGAGAGTAAATACAGTTGGCTTAAAGCACCAAGATACGCAGGCCTTCCTGCAGAGGTGGGACCCCTTGCAAGAATTTTAGCTCTTTACGCAAGGGACATGCTTGGCAGTCGAGAGCTTGTGGATTCTCATCTTGCAAAACTTGGGATTCCCTTCCAAGCCATGTATTCAACTATGGGTAGAACCCTTGCAAGAGGACTGGAAACATACATATACGCTCATGCCATGAAAAAGTGGTACGACGAGCTTTTAGAAAATATAAAATCAGGAGACACGAAGACTTTTAACGGTGAAAAGTGGGAGCCATCTACATGGGAGAGAGATGTAAAGGGTTTTGGACTTATGGAAGCGCCAAGGGGTTCGCTTTCTCACTGGGTGCACATAAAGGATGGTAAGATAGCTAATTATCAGGCTGTAGTGCCCACTACTTGGAACGCTTCACCGAGGGATGCAAAAGGACAGCCATCACCTTACGAAGCGTCTTTGGTAGGACATGAGCTTGTAAATCCTGAAGAACCTCTTGAGGTCCTAAGAACCATTCATTCCTTTGATCCGTGTCTTGCGTGCGCAGTGCACCTTATAACTGTATATAATACTTAAATATTCGTATGTGGGAACTGTCTGTTTGTTTTGACAAAGCATCTCAGGAGATGGGAGTAAACAGGAAACTTCTTGTTGCCTTATAAGTTATAATCCTTCAAAGCATGAAGGGATTTCTTATCACCTTTGAGGGTATAGATGGCTCTGGTAAAACTACACAAGCTAACCTTCTTTACGAATATCTAAAGGTGAAAGGTTTTGATGTATCCCTTTATAGAGATCCAGGTGGTACACCCTTAGCGGAAAAGATAAGGGAAGTGATCATGGAGTTTTCCATGGATCCCATTACGGAACTCCTTCTTTTTGAAAGCGCTCGTTCAAGCCTTGTATGGGAAAAAATACTTCCAGACCTGTGTGCGGACAAAGTGGTAATAATGGACAGGTTCATAGACTCAAGCATGGCTTACCAAGGCTACGCAAAAGAAATAAACCTTGGAACAGTCAGCATACTCAACCACATAGCCATCAGAGGTAGAAAGCCAGACCTTACCATCATACTGAATGTAAACCTTGAAACCGCTTTAA
This genomic interval carries:
- a CDS encoding (Fe-S)-binding protein, coding for MPVESKEQIGQEEVKKFYEFCKKNINAEVASYLEACVRCGICAEACLFYMGENVSGNIDPSLTPAYKADLLREIYKENYTFIGRIKKLLGFGVKITPENLKEQVKLTFYTCTNCDRCTKACPMGIDTPRLVSIVRGALTYAGLTPKDLADATNLSVEKGSPLGVDVPTFLNRIEFISEEYEVEMPVDKKPSEYLYIPSSIELMKFPSSVASAGKVLNKAGVSWTLSTIAHEATNFGLFAQSKEVTKEMLRRILDGAKELGVKYIIAPECGHAYQSMRFIAPNVFPKDWKFEVLNIVEFIDKMIKEGRLSVKKKVLKERATLHDSCQIGRRGGVLREPRRILSMLAEDFKDSVLIPEHNICCGGGGGVLVIKDADYYRQKGFISKMTLFDKVGAKTIVCYCANCMLALNKSSQELKRDYEFVSIVDLVASAIEEEEA
- a CDS encoding nickel-dependent hydrogenase large subunit, giving the protein MKRLVVDPITRIEGHLRIEAVLEGNRIKSAYSSGTMVRGIEIILKGRDPREAWAFAQRICGVCTTVHAFASIRAVEDALKIKVPKNASLIRKLMIGTLFVHDHVVHFYHLHALDWVNPLEALKADPAKTSELAQKLSDYGKSSPSYFKEVQDRIRQQVERRQLGIFNKGYWKHPDYKLPPEANLMAVAHYLDALNWQAQIVQVHTIFGGKNPHPNFVVGGMACPIDLQSDTAINMEKLGKVKSLIDSMIDFVEKVYLPDLIAIASFYKHWFEKGEGLGNFLVLGEPEGDSHHEGRFFIPPTFIKNREIKNYEDVDYSKIEEYVTHSYYKYSLGDEKGLHPFEGETVLNYTGPQPPYEYLNVESKYSWLKAPRYAGLPAEVGPLARILALYARDMLGSRELVDSHLAKLGIPFQAMYSTMGRTLARGLETYIYAHAMKKWYDELLENIKSGDTKTFNGEKWEPSTWERDVKGFGLMEAPRGSLSHWVHIKDGKIANYQAVVPTTWNASPRDAKGQPSPYEASLVGHELVNPEEPLEVLRTIHSFDPCLACAVHLITVYNT
- the tmk gene encoding dTMP kinase, whose product is MKGFLITFEGIDGSGKTTQANLLYEYLKVKGFDVSLYRDPGGTPLAEKIREVIMEFSMDPITELLLFESARSSLVWEKILPDLCADKVVIMDRFIDSSMAYQGYAKEINLGTVSILNHIAIRGRKPDLTIILNVNLETALSRIRHKKTKFETPELLKKVRDAYILIAHSEKERDIRIVDANRDKEEVFKEIVCIVEDKLGV